Proteins encoded in a region of the Fuerstiella sp. genome:
- a CDS encoding TIGR03545 family protein has translation MRWSWLIPRLILLALIWATFAFGMDPLLRHTAIRAAQSATGAKVDINAFMTGIFPPKLSVREVALASATSPGTNLAEFDELNCRISRNPLLRKCLVIEEARVTGLRFGTVRNADGQLEIQSEPGNQQPSWIAERLRNIGDAWLEDLVLDVRQELDPNALETLRTGRILSVKWEQRLDSLREELGAFKSRVEILQNQMDSVKQLRPVAQTQQYLQLAKEGETLLRDARRLQNEIQTIVPEAGADLSLLDVARQNDQRELVQRIRQLKVSPRGITESLIGPELYRHLHQALTWLQLGSKYQKQIRRQMRVVRHRGVDLEFQLLNPTPQFECRRAEFSGELTIDQQLKPFQAVLSNLSSNPRLSGQPTEFRLDTQGEKPLRMMVRHDATKKIPQTDVAAGFHQSQPRILSVGRKETVALDAALANLRWSVRIQLTGSDIDGRISLVSDLHSAELTSKNMTPVIREAVSDVFADIHTVDATVRFNGPVNAPAIEIASGFGETLATGLQSVFEIQVKQLKTDAVRQVAELAAEQKQRLAKDLGGSYRQLVADHKATLEKVQETQQLLSGQMKPQDVIRQVSKSGILGKKTGARVRGQLDQSQKLLQGLGGKVFR, from the coding sequence GTGCGATGGTCCTGGTTGATACCTCGGTTAATTCTTCTGGCACTGATCTGGGCCACGTTTGCATTTGGCATGGATCCTTTGCTCCGGCATACGGCCATCCGCGCCGCACAGTCTGCTACCGGGGCCAAAGTCGATATCAATGCATTCATGACCGGAATATTTCCTCCTAAACTCAGTGTGAGAGAAGTGGCGCTGGCCAGTGCCACTTCACCTGGCACGAACCTAGCAGAATTCGATGAACTGAACTGCCGCATCAGTCGGAATCCGCTGTTGCGCAAATGTTTGGTGATTGAAGAAGCTCGGGTAACCGGACTTCGCTTCGGAACCGTTCGTAATGCTGACGGGCAGCTGGAAATACAGTCTGAACCGGGAAATCAGCAGCCATCATGGATTGCGGAAAGACTGAGGAACATTGGTGACGCATGGCTCGAAGACCTGGTTCTCGATGTGCGGCAGGAACTGGATCCGAATGCTCTGGAAACTCTGCGCACCGGCAGGATACTTAGCGTAAAATGGGAACAGCGTCTGGATTCACTGCGGGAAGAACTGGGGGCGTTTAAGTCACGAGTTGAAATTCTGCAGAATCAGATGGACAGCGTGAAACAGCTGAGACCGGTGGCTCAGACGCAGCAATACCTGCAACTTGCGAAGGAAGGAGAAACGCTGCTTCGGGATGCCCGGCGTCTGCAAAACGAGATTCAGACAATTGTTCCCGAAGCTGGAGCCGATCTGTCCCTTCTCGACGTGGCCCGACAAAATGACCAGCGGGAGTTGGTACAGAGAATTCGGCAGCTGAAAGTCAGCCCCCGCGGGATTACTGAATCGTTGATCGGTCCGGAATTGTATCGACATTTACATCAGGCTCTGACCTGGCTGCAACTTGGTTCGAAATATCAAAAACAGATACGCCGGCAAATGCGGGTTGTGCGTCATCGGGGTGTGGACCTCGAGTTTCAGCTTCTTAATCCGACACCTCAATTTGAATGTCGCCGCGCCGAATTCAGCGGAGAACTAACAATCGACCAGCAACTGAAGCCGTTTCAGGCCGTACTTTCCAATCTGAGCAGCAATCCCAGACTTTCCGGCCAGCCCACAGAGTTTCGGCTGGATACACAGGGTGAGAAGCCTTTGCGAATGATGGTTCGCCATGATGCCACAAAAAAAATTCCACAGACGGATGTGGCGGCAGGATTCCATCAGAGCCAGCCTCGCATTTTGAGTGTTGGCAGGAAAGAAACGGTAGCACTCGATGCTGCACTAGCGAATCTCCGCTGGAGTGTACGTATTCAGCTTACCGGCAGTGATATCGACGGCCGAATCAGTCTGGTTTCCGATCTTCACAGTGCTGAGTTGACATCCAAAAACATGACACCTGTGATTCGAGAGGCAGTGTCCGATGTTTTCGCCGACATTCACACGGTGGATGCGACCGTTCGCTTTAACGGGCCTGTCAACGCTCCTGCCATAGAGATTGCGTCAGGATTTGGTGAGACTCTTGCTACCGGACTACAGTCAGTATTTGAAATTCAGGTGAAGCAGTTGAAGACTGACGCTGTCCGTCAGGTTGCGGAACTTGCTGCAGAACAAAAACAGCGACTGGCGAAGGATCTGGGAGGCAGCTACCGTCAATTGGTTGCTGACCACAAGGCTACACTGGAGAAGGTTCAGGAGACTCAACAGCTGCTGTCCGGACAGATGAAACCGCAGGATGTCATTCGTCAGGTCTCTAAATCCGGCATTCTGGGAAAGAAGACAGGCGCCAGGGTTCGTGGTCAGCTGGATCAGAGTCAAAAACTTCTGCAGGGACTGGGTGGCAAGGTCTTCCGCTGA
- a CDS encoding alkaline phosphatase D family protein, with protein sequence MTSQWKTPSRCYGVDRRSFLRYLSAVSAIPSIALRSEASAIGYTQFKTNPFTLGVASGDPSSDGVVLWTRLAPDPLNGGGMPNVSVLVRWEVAGQEDFSDVVRSGVAVASVQLGHSVHVEVDGLESDRWYFYRFHVGDETSAVGRTRTAPNANAMPKRMRFAFTSCQHYEHGYFNGYPHMQQEDLDLIIHLGDYIYEDAGRDGRLRKHIGNELNSLVDYRNRHSQYRLEQSLQEAHRHVPWLVTWDDHEFDNNYANLVSEEDGVSPEEFLIRRMNAYQAYYEFMPLRRSAFPQGPHMKLYRACRFGRLVKFYVLDTRQYRTDQPNGDGLKPMEGKVFDQRATILGDRQESWLMGSLLDSTSVWNALAQQVMMAPVNRGNGDQDKYKMDQWPGYDVSRRRLLNFFHSRTGLNPVILTGDIHVNWVNDLRLDFTDSTSPVVAAELVGTSMSSGGNGGNIIPEFERAAANNEFVRWYDSNRGYVSCEVTPQTWTARFRATPFVDQPDSPVFTAGTFVIEAGRAGVHSA encoded by the coding sequence ATGACCAGCCAGTGGAAAACTCCGTCCCGTTGTTACGGTGTCGATCGACGTTCGTTCCTGCGTTATCTGTCGGCGGTTTCGGCGATTCCATCCATAGCTCTGCGTTCTGAAGCGTCGGCGATTGGCTACACACAATTCAAAACGAATCCGTTTACGCTGGGGGTTGCATCGGGCGATCCCTCGTCAGACGGAGTTGTTCTCTGGACACGGCTGGCGCCCGACCCTCTGAACGGTGGAGGGATGCCAAACGTATCTGTGCTGGTGCGGTGGGAAGTCGCAGGTCAGGAAGATTTCAGTGATGTTGTTCGCAGCGGTGTCGCTGTTGCCTCTGTTCAGCTGGGCCATTCAGTTCATGTTGAAGTGGATGGTCTGGAGTCGGATCGCTGGTATTTCTATCGCTTCCACGTCGGTGATGAGACGAGTGCTGTCGGACGGACAAGGACAGCTCCGAACGCAAATGCAATGCCGAAGCGTATGAGGTTTGCTTTCACTTCGTGTCAGCACTACGAGCACGGGTATTTCAATGGCTATCCGCACATGCAGCAGGAAGACCTGGATCTGATTATTCATCTGGGAGATTATATCTACGAGGATGCCGGCAGGGACGGACGACTCAGGAAACACATCGGTAACGAACTCAACAGTCTTGTCGATTACCGAAATCGCCATTCCCAGTACCGTCTTGAGCAGTCACTGCAGGAAGCACATCGTCACGTTCCGTGGCTGGTGACCTGGGACGACCATGAATTTGACAACAACTACGCCAATCTTGTGTCAGAGGAAGACGGAGTGTCACCGGAAGAATTTTTGATTCGTCGAATGAATGCCTATCAGGCGTATTACGAATTTATGCCCCTGCGTCGCAGTGCATTTCCACAGGGTCCGCACATGAAATTGTATCGAGCGTGCCGATTTGGACGACTTGTAAAGTTTTACGTCCTCGACACTCGTCAATACCGTACTGATCAACCCAACGGCGACGGTCTAAAGCCGATGGAAGGAAAAGTGTTTGACCAGCGTGCCACGATCCTGGGAGACAGACAGGAAAGCTGGCTGATGGGAAGTTTGCTGGATTCAACCTCGGTATGGAACGCTCTGGCTCAACAGGTGATGATGGCGCCCGTGAATCGAGGGAATGGCGATCAGGATAAATACAAGATGGATCAGTGGCCGGGATATGACGTCAGTCGGCGACGCCTGCTGAACTTTTTCCACTCGCGAACCGGTTTGAACCCTGTGATATTAACGGGTGACATCCATGTGAACTGGGTCAATGACCTGCGTCTCGATTTTACCGACTCGACGTCGCCTGTTGTTGCCGCGGAACTGGTTGGAACCTCGATGTCTTCCGGCGGAAACGGAGGCAACATCATTCCGGAATTTGAACGAGCTGCCGCGAATAACGAATTCGTTCGATGGTATGATTCCAATCGTGGTTATGTTTCCTGTGAAGTTACACCACAGACCTGGACAGCCCGTTTTCGTGCGACACCATTCGTCGATCAACCCGATTCTCCTGTCTTTACCGCCGGGACATTTGTGATTGAGGCAGGACGCGCGGGAGTTCATTCGGCCTAG
- a CDS encoding molybdopterin molybdotransferase MoeA codes for MLTVDQALNRILDRTSPLSPVDVTLHDSLNQVLARSLDTPHDSPPFDKSMMDGFAVSSTRVFDGKSCTLNVIETITAGTLPTLSPGIGSASRIMTGAPMPPTADCVIPIEHTRFDEDSPEFVTISPEYVKAEQNVLRRGVSAKSGTRLLDEGTCLRPQHIAVLAEFGVADVPVMPGPTVGVLATGDELVEFSEALTPGCIRNSNEPMLVTQIRRAGGVPVPLGIARDQEQELSNRIIAGLEEDVLLLSGGVSAGILDLVPSVLAGAGVKRVFHGIRMKPGKPLWFGTLRRDQRQCLVFGLPGNPVSSMVCFEVFVRPALEKMAGLTPHGSRNRIATLTEDVTIRGDRPTYLPSALVRTATGLTTTPVAWGGSADLRSTAEANGVSCLEPGGQGHHVGDSVPVICWDDV; via the coding sequence ATGCTCACTGTTGATCAGGCATTGAACCGGATTCTTGACCGGACATCTCCGTTGTCGCCGGTTGACGTAACTTTGCACGACTCTCTCAACCAGGTTCTGGCGCGGTCCCTGGACACTCCACATGACTCCCCTCCGTTCGATAAATCGATGATGGACGGATTTGCCGTCAGCAGCACACGGGTATTCGACGGAAAGTCCTGCACTCTGAATGTCATAGAGACGATTACTGCCGGGACCCTGCCCACGCTTTCCCCGGGCATAGGTAGTGCATCTCGGATCATGACCGGTGCACCGATGCCCCCTACTGCGGATTGTGTGATTCCGATCGAGCACACCAGGTTCGATGAGGATTCTCCTGAATTCGTAACGATTTCACCGGAATATGTGAAAGCAGAACAAAATGTACTCAGACGTGGCGTGTCTGCTAAATCAGGGACACGGTTACTTGATGAGGGTACATGTCTGCGTCCCCAGCATATTGCCGTACTGGCCGAATTCGGAGTGGCAGATGTTCCGGTAATGCCAGGACCGACGGTGGGAGTCCTGGCAACCGGTGACGAACTGGTCGAATTTTCTGAAGCATTGACGCCAGGATGTATCAGGAATTCGAATGAACCGATGCTGGTTACACAGATTCGTCGTGCCGGTGGCGTTCCTGTGCCTCTTGGAATCGCCCGTGATCAGGAACAGGAACTGAGCAATCGGATCATTGCCGGGCTTGAGGAGGATGTCCTTCTGCTTTCCGGAGGTGTGTCTGCCGGGATACTGGACTTAGTGCCTTCGGTACTTGCCGGCGCCGGTGTGAAGCGGGTGTTTCACGGGATTCGAATGAAGCCCGGAAAACCATTGTGGTTTGGGACACTACGGCGTGATCAGCGACAGTGTTTGGTGTTTGGTTTGCCAGGAAATCCCGTCAGCAGCATGGTGTGTTTTGAGGTGTTTGTTCGGCCGGCACTGGAGAAAATGGCCGGTCTGACACCACACGGTTCCAGAAACAGGATCGCGACTTTAACGGAGGATGTCACTATCCGGGGGGACAGACCAACGTATCTGCCTTCAGCACTGGTCCGCACGGCGACCGGGCTGACGACTACACCTGTGGCTTGGGGGGGATCAGCTGACTTACGCTCAACAGCGGAGGCCAATGGTGTTTCCTGTCTGGAACCCGGTGGTCAGGGACACCATGTAGGAGACAGTGTACCCGTGATTTGCTGGGATGACGTTTGA
- a CDS encoding sulfatase-like hydrolase/transferase, translating into MTKIDIAYSTRCAVCTISVLWLNTVIAAATNDRPNILFAFADDSGRYAGAYAAIEPGGPSDLIQTPNVDRITREGVLFTKAFVNAPSCTPCRSSLLSGQYFWRTRLGAILQGPSGTKQSLPTLSFFNRPDTISDTPTRSGVPVAPQTHHTDPRLPVTKQQEYGSISLLPERIINKRQNSCYRKKSFTICGSIGIRSAMWPTAGMRML; encoded by the coding sequence ATGACTAAAATTGACATCGCGTATTCAACCCGTTGTGCGGTCTGCACAATCAGCGTTCTGTGGTTAAATACTGTAATCGCCGCTGCGACAAATGATCGCCCCAACATCCTGTTCGCATTTGCTGACGACTCTGGCCGGTATGCCGGAGCTTACGCAGCTATCGAACCAGGGGGACCGAGTGATCTCATTCAAACTCCAAACGTTGACCGGATTACCCGGGAAGGTGTCCTGTTCACAAAGGCATTCGTTAATGCCCCCTCATGTACGCCCTGCCGCAGTTCACTGCTCTCGGGTCAGTATTTTTGGCGTACCCGACTCGGGGCCATTCTCCAAGGGCCGTCTGGGACCAAACAATCCCTACCTACCCTCTCATTTTTCAACAGGCCGGATACCATATCGGATACACCTACAAGGTCTGGAGTCCCGGTCGCCCCGCAGACGCACCATACGGATCCAAGGCTACCGGTTACGAAACAGCAGGAATATGGTTCAATCAGTTTGTTACCGGAAAGGATAATCAACAAGCGGCAAAACAGTTGTTACCGGAAGAAGAGCTTTACGATCTGCGGATCGATCGGAATCAGGTCCGCAATGTGGCCGACCGCCGGCATGAGAATGCTGTGA
- the truB gene encoding tRNA pseudouridine(55) synthase TruB, with protein MASTSSSQGLFGVLNLHKPAGVTSREVVNTVQSLVRPNKVGHAGTLDPMATGVLLVCVGRATRLVSILQQPSKSYRARFRLGQYSDTDDSTGNIRNVLPLQVISQEKIEKTLQEFCGVIEQIPPVYSAVKVQGQRAYTLARQGSQVTLRARPVRIDSIELLNFHWPNITLDIQCGSGTYIRSIARDLGDRLGCGGLMTALERTRIGAFCLDDSVDVNRLTAANVIQNLLPAVQVTGHISQYRCSETEQEIVSRGGSFDLQKQRFQKQQLPADQHELTGHPSVALLSDCGTQLLALAEIRKQGRRIQPRTVFTPDTNRQTEP; from the coding sequence ATGGCAAGTACTTCATCATCCCAAGGTCTGTTCGGTGTCCTCAATCTGCACAAACCTGCAGGAGTTACCTCTCGTGAGGTCGTCAATACTGTGCAGTCTCTGGTTCGACCGAACAAGGTCGGACACGCCGGAACACTTGACCCGATGGCCACCGGTGTTCTGCTTGTGTGCGTGGGCCGGGCTACCCGTTTGGTATCGATCCTGCAACAGCCTTCGAAAAGCTACCGGGCCCGTTTTCGCCTGGGCCAGTACAGCGATACTGATGACAGCACAGGCAACATCAGGAATGTTCTTCCCCTGCAGGTCATTTCGCAGGAAAAAATCGAGAAAACGCTGCAGGAGTTCTGCGGAGTTATAGAGCAAATCCCGCCCGTCTATTCTGCGGTCAAAGTTCAGGGCCAACGAGCCTACACCCTCGCCCGACAGGGAAGTCAGGTAACACTGCGCGCACGCCCGGTTCGAATCGATTCCATTGAATTATTAAATTTCCACTGGCCAAACATCACTCTCGACATCCAGTGCGGGTCAGGAACCTATATACGATCAATTGCCAGAGATCTGGGTGATCGACTGGGGTGTGGCGGATTAATGACGGCTCTGGAACGCACCCGGATCGGTGCATTCTGCCTTGATGATTCGGTAGATGTAAACAGATTGACCGCTGCAAACGTAATTCAGAACCTCCTGCCGGCAGTCCAGGTCACAGGCCATATTTCTCAGTACCGATGCTCTGAAACAGAACAGGAGATCGTCTCACGCGGAGGCTCTTTTGATTTGCAAAAACAGAGGTTTCAAAAACAACAACTTCCGGCTGATCAGCACGAACTGACCGGGCATCCATCGGTGGCTCTCCTGTCAGACTGTGGAACCCAACTGCTGGCCCTCGCCGAAATCCGAAAGCAGGGACGACGCATTCAGCCTCGTACAGTCTTCACACCCGACACCAATCGTCAGACGGAGCCATAA
- a CDS encoding tetratricopeptide repeat protein, with protein sequence MSNTPSALVRKARQLVRNKEYNEAVTTLRSVLKEAPGDRVAQEMLGVLLFRLRHVDEAAEVFRYLTRLDPRDAGAWVNLGAALNSRDDYRGATDALRKAIQRDKKCAIAYYNLAIAQKRLDQPRMAISALEECIRLEPDNTQAIINLTNMLLEQKIYLKASRVITAALERDPDSVTLHKLQEQIDSRMRDGRIEASPFGRLVDEKVLARSQRSIVPRKLSRGDRNQEREFMRTTARELRHAVQPMIEILDDSLPKQMHTLHMAASREDSRNKAFSALESLDATISELANMKDTVAESANAIRAHMKKQI encoded by the coding sequence CTACGCAGTGTTCTGAAAGAAGCTCCAGGCGACAGAGTCGCTCAGGAGATGCTGGGAGTCCTGCTGTTCCGCCTCAGGCACGTGGACGAAGCTGCGGAAGTCTTCCGTTACCTTACGCGACTCGACCCCAGGGACGCAGGTGCATGGGTCAACCTCGGCGCAGCGCTGAACAGCCGCGACGATTACAGGGGTGCAACCGATGCGCTTCGCAAAGCCATCCAGCGGGACAAAAAATGTGCGATCGCCTACTACAATCTGGCGATAGCCCAAAAACGACTGGATCAACCCAGGATGGCAATATCTGCACTCGAAGAGTGCATCAGACTCGAACCCGATAATACACAGGCAATAATCAATCTGACAAACATGCTTCTTGAGCAAAAAATCTATCTTAAAGCCTCTCGGGTTATCACCGCCGCATTGGAACGTGATCCGGATTCTGTAACGCTACACAAACTGCAGGAACAGATCGACAGCCGAATGAGGGACGGCCGGATCGAAGCATCACCGTTTGGTCGACTGGTCGATGAAAAAGTCCTGGCACGATCTCAACGTTCGATCGTTCCCAGGAAACTTTCCAGAGGAGACCGGAACCAGGAACGCGAGTTCATGAGAACAACGGCGAGAGAACTCCGGCACGCTGTGCAACCGATGATAGAGATTCTGGATGATTCACTTCCGAAACAAATGCATACACTTCATATGGCTGCGTCACGAGAGGATTCAAGAAACAAAGCATTTTCCGCACTGGAATCCCTGGACGCCACAATCTCTGAACTAGCCAACATGAAGGATACGGTCGCCGAATCCGCAAATGCCATTCGGGCACATATGAAAAAGCAGATCTAG
- a CDS encoding sugar phosphate isomerase/epimerase, whose protein sequence is METLITEAVTRGYRAVELRQTCLGKFESGPEHMPNTEALSTLPNLFPTVQFNMAMAMPVLSNTLVPDAPLVQAGLQAARAVSGQFKPHLRLVDLTTQFTELTKSQTEKIVDTMTRLADAAKLRNVTLSVENSIQPWSLFHQIMEQQRLRRGDDSPLQLCYDAANLLLQTEKIAPDVITRSLRSNEISMVHFKQRANGQFLESVDDGDINWSEQLDALAHINFNGVALFEIESSSTVWQSLDSGRDYLTAHGARFES, encoded by the coding sequence ATGGAAACTCTGATCACGGAAGCTGTGACACGAGGGTACCGAGCAGTCGAGTTGCGTCAGACATGTCTCGGTAAATTTGAATCCGGTCCGGAGCACATGCCGAATACCGAGGCACTCTCGACCTTACCAAATCTGTTCCCAACCGTGCAGTTCAACATGGCCATGGCAATGCCCGTTCTTTCAAACACGCTCGTCCCGGACGCACCTCTGGTTCAGGCGGGACTGCAGGCAGCACGCGCCGTTTCCGGGCAATTCAAGCCACATCTCAGACTCGTTGATCTGACGACACAATTCACTGAATTAACGAAGTCTCAAACGGAGAAGATCGTAGATACGATGACCCGGCTCGCCGACGCCGCGAAACTCCGCAACGTGACGCTTTCCGTTGAAAATTCAATCCAGCCGTGGAGCCTGTTTCATCAAATCATGGAGCAACAGCGGTTAAGACGCGGGGATGACAGCCCACTTCAACTCTGCTACGACGCAGCAAATCTCCTGCTGCAGACTGAAAAGATCGCCCCAGACGTCATTACCCGATCACTCCGGTCAAATGAAATTTCCATGGTGCACTTCAAACAGCGAGCAAACGGGCAATTCCTGGAATCTGTTGATGACGGTGACATCAACTGGTCAGAACAGCTTGATGCCCTGGCTCACATTAACTTCAACGGAGTCGCCTTGTTCGAAATCGAGTCATCATCCACCGTCTGGCAGTCTCTCGATTCCGGCCGTGACTACCTGACGGCACATGGGGCCCGATTTGAATCGTGA
- a CDS encoding sugar phosphate isomerase/epimerase, which yields MDVFLKRQPNGIYLPPQTSQELLQSEPLHAQSPTELADEVAELKSRHVRLVSVRRQQIIRLGQQELQHVLDANGLQVSAIGYAGGFTGTLGRNYESAAADILRALELAASFNAQSLVVVPGSRTGHTCNHASRTIQEGLNRCLDDALRFRIDLQIALNNVIGGRDDVFVPKDESPLDWVKGLGSHRIKGMIVLRGGSPWKDLPDCWRRCILSGGILRLSRSCRQMAGTGYVMSRILSGLNEFSAAATDTAFVSNS from the coding sequence ATGGATGTTTTCCTGAAACGGCAGCCGAACGGGATCTACCTTCCACCGCAGACCAGTCAGGAATTACTTCAGTCAGAACCTCTCCACGCTCAGTCTCCGACGGAACTTGCAGATGAAGTCGCGGAACTCAAAAGCAGGCACGTTCGCCTGGTTAGTGTTCGACGTCAGCAGATCATTCGTCTTGGGCAGCAGGAACTGCAGCACGTGCTGGACGCAAACGGACTTCAGGTGTCCGCCATCGGTTACGCCGGCGGCTTCACCGGAACCCTTGGACGAAATTATGAATCTGCTGCCGCCGACATTCTGAGGGCACTGGAACTGGCTGCTTCGTTCAATGCTCAGTCGCTGGTCGTTGTGCCGGGTTCACGAACAGGCCATACCTGCAATCATGCCAGCCGCACCATTCAGGAAGGACTCAATCGATGTCTCGACGACGCATTGCGGTTTCGTATTGATCTTCAGATCGCACTTAATAATGTGATCGGAGGGCGCGATGATGTGTTTGTGCCGAAAGACGAATCCCCGCTTGACTGGGTTAAAGGGCTGGGAAGTCACCGCATTAAAGGAATGATTGTTCTGCGGGGTGGTAGCCCGTGGAAGGACCTTCCGGACTGCTGGCGCCGTTGTATCCTGTCCGGAGGCATCCTCCGACTGAGTCGCAGCTGTCGTCAGATGGCAGGCACCGGCTACGTGATGTCCCGCATTCTGAGCGGCCTGAATGAGTTCTCGGCTGCAGCGACAGACACCGCGTTCGTGTCAAACTCGTAA
- a CDS encoding MBL fold metallo-hydrolase → MKPTAPFRITTLQIPNPFFEGKNCVYVIHSDPLTVIDTGVATEKARTELRESLKAENIDVRDIGRIVLTHKHIDHVGNAWWLQEESSAEILIHEIESDAVSNVDPEGHRWRTLIAERFKSWNVPAEITPKPGRAKWEIHSARPTAVTGGQRIDLGGAVLEVIHTPGHTMGSICLRLDRILFSGDHILPDISPNIGGGDLKHQGLLREFLNSLHQCRQLASDIDLVLPGHGIAFENLHARCESLNDHHQRRLDNVALILRQQGPSNVYEIAMELFGNITNIHVMLGCAEAQAHLEYLVSQGRASCNEGEYSVV, encoded by the coding sequence ATGAAACCCACAGCCCCATTTCGCATCACAACGCTGCAGATTCCCAATCCGTTCTTCGAAGGGAAAAACTGTGTCTACGTCATCCATTCTGATCCATTAACAGTCATTGATACGGGAGTTGCCACTGAGAAAGCCCGAACGGAATTACGGGAATCACTGAAAGCCGAAAATATTGATGTCCGGGATATCGGTCGTATCGTGCTGACTCACAAACATATCGATCATGTGGGCAACGCATGGTGGCTACAGGAAGAATCCAGTGCAGAAATACTGATTCACGAAATTGAATCCGACGCCGTATCGAATGTTGATCCTGAGGGACACCGCTGGAGAACTCTCATCGCAGAACGTTTCAAATCATGGAACGTTCCCGCAGAGATAACACCAAAACCCGGCCGTGCCAAATGGGAGATTCATTCGGCACGACCAACCGCTGTTACCGGCGGGCAGCGGATTGATCTGGGTGGTGCAGTACTGGAAGTGATTCACACGCCCGGACATACAATGGGGTCCATTTGTCTCAGGCTCGATCGAATACTGTTCTCCGGAGATCATATTCTTCCGGATATTTCACCGAACATAGGTGGCGGTGATTTGAAGCACCAGGGTCTGCTGCGTGAATTCCTCAATTCGCTCCATCAGTGTCGCCAACTGGCGTCCGATATCGACTTGGTACTGCCCGGACATGGAATCGCATTTGAGAATCTGCACGCCCGTTGTGAAAGCCTCAATGACCACCACCAGCGACGACTGGACAATGTGGCGTTGATTCTGCGTCAGCAGGGGCCTTCAAATGTCTATGAGATCGCCATGGAATTGTTTGGAAACATTACCAATATTCATGTCATGCTTGGCTGCGCTGAGGCTCAAGCCCACCTGGAGTATCTTGTCAGCCAAGGTCGTGCGTCCTGCAACGAAGGCGAGTATTCAGTCGTATAA
- a CDS encoding TIGR03546 family protein, with the protein MGLAFGILVGLVPKGNLIAVSLAAILAASRVNLGIAAGAIVCCSLASPLIDPVSHVIGSWLLKQPGLTAFWTWLYNLPVVPWTAFNNSVVLGSFVVGLILLYPVHRLSRPVFEKYSDAVAGWVRRSWFTRALMGAEWAARVGAVE; encoded by the coding sequence ATGGGACTTGCGTTCGGAATTCTGGTCGGTCTGGTTCCGAAGGGAAATTTGATTGCGGTTTCTCTTGCGGCGATCCTGGCTGCATCACGTGTCAATCTGGGGATCGCAGCAGGAGCGATTGTATGCTGCAGTCTGGCGTCCCCGCTGATCGATCCGGTGTCGCATGTGATTGGCAGTTGGCTGTTGAAGCAGCCCGGGCTCACTGCATTCTGGACATGGTTGTACAACCTGCCGGTGGTTCCCTGGACCGCCTTCAACAATTCCGTTGTCCTGGGCAGTTTTGTTGTTGGTCTGATTCTGCTCTATCCGGTTCACAGGCTCAGTCGTCCGGTATTTGAGAAATATTCAGATGCAGTTGCCGGATGGGTTCGGCGATCTTGGTTTACCCGCGCACTCATGGGCGCGGAGTGGGCCGCGCGTGTCGGCGCTGTTGAGTAA